In the Rhodobacteraceae bacterium M382 genome, one interval contains:
- a CDS encoding mandelate racemase/muconate lactonizing enzyme family protein: MKITEIHIYQHDLPVKDGPYTMANAQVWALDTTLVKLVSDNGLSGWGETCPVGPTYAEAHAGGARAALARMAPGLIGVEALPLPLHRMMNGQLNGHNYAKAALDIALHDLLGKHLGLSVSDLLGGAATDRVPSYYATGVGAPDDIARLAGAKRDEGYRRLQIKVGGRPVEIDIETIRKVWQEVRGSGMKLAVDGNRGWTTRDALRVSRECPDVPFIIEQPCNTIEDLQKIRPQVTHGIYMDENSLDLNTVITAAGTGLVDGFGMKVTRIGGLHPMRAFRDICEARNLPHTCDDSWGGDIIAAACTHIGATVQPDLLEGVWLAAPYIEGHYDAENGIEIVDGHIAVPTGPGLGVTPDETLFGAPVASF, encoded by the coding sequence TTGAAAATCACCGAGATTCACATTTATCAGCACGATCTGCCGGTCAAGGACGGTCCCTATACCATGGCCAATGCCCAGGTCTGGGCTCTGGATACGACATTGGTCAAATTGGTTTCGGACAATGGGTTGTCAGGCTGGGGCGAAACCTGCCCAGTGGGTCCGACCTATGCCGAAGCCCATGCCGGGGGGGCCCGGGCAGCGCTGGCACGAATGGCACCAGGATTGATTGGTGTCGAGGCGCTACCTTTGCCTCTGCACCGGATGATGAACGGCCAGTTGAACGGGCACAATTACGCCAAGGCGGCACTGGACATCGCCCTGCACGATCTGCTGGGCAAACATTTGGGGCTTAGCGTGTCCGATCTGCTAGGCGGGGCGGCCACAGATCGCGTGCCCTCCTATTACGCCACCGGCGTTGGAGCCCCCGATGATATCGCCCGCCTGGCCGGTGCAAAACGCGATGAAGGGTACCGACGTCTACAGATCAAGGTCGGAGGCCGCCCGGTTGAGATCGACATCGAGACCATTCGCAAGGTTTGGCAAGAGGTGCGCGGCAGCGGCATGAAGCTGGCTGTAGATGGCAACCGGGGCTGGACCACCCGCGACGCCCTGCGGGTCAGCCGGGAATGCCCGGATGTGCCGTTCATCATAGAACAACCCTGCAACACGATCGAAGATCTGCAAAAGATCCGCCCTCAGGTCACCCATGGGATCTATATGGATGAGAACAGCTTGGATCTGAACACGGTGATTACCGCTGCCGGTACCGGGCTGGTCGACGGGTTCGGAATGAAGGTCACCCGCATCGGCGGTCTGCATCCCATGCGGGCCTTTCGCGACATCTGCGAGGCGCGCAATCTGCCTCACACCTGCGACGACAGTTGGGGCGGAGATATCATCGCAGCCGCCTGTACCCATATCGGCGCGACGGTGCAGCCCGATCTGCTCGAAGGGGTGTGGTTGGCCGCGCCCTATATCGAAGGGCATTACGACGCCGAGAACGGCATTGAAATCGTGGACGGGCACATTGCAGTTCCCACCGGTCCCGGATTGGGGGTAACCCCAGATGAAACCCTGTTTGGCGCGCCGGTCGCCTCCTTTTGA
- a CDS encoding D-cysteine desulfhydrase family protein, with protein sequence MTQRFSDLVSRLPVLSKFSRLPLYDTPTPLQAMANSSRNLGVKIDIKRDDLLPLAMGGNKVRQLEFYLGQAKANGSDTVLITGAVQSNFVRLCAAAARTQGWHPIVQLEDRVPNTDSHYASSGNVLLLKLLGAEIIRYPMGEDEAGADANLDVIADRLRQNGKRPYVIHLGLDHAPLGALGYVAAAVETRLQYQVRGIDPDHVVIASGSGLTHVGFLAGARAIGWNVNVLGVCVRRSASLQIKRIKQRAMETFLLLDSDYHLKSSDIDVCDVVLAPGYGQMNKPVSDAITLAARQDAILLDPVYTGRGFAGLLHQVQTGRIRPGDRVCFLHTGGTPGIFAYGDQTIAD encoded by the coding sequence ATGACCCAACGGTTTTCTGATCTGGTCTCACGACTGCCTGTGTTATCCAAATTCTCCAGACTCCCGTTGTATGACACACCCACCCCGCTGCAAGCCATGGCAAACAGCAGCCGAAATCTGGGGGTGAAAATCGACATCAAACGCGACGACCTGTTGCCCCTGGCCATGGGCGGAAACAAAGTTCGCCAATTGGAGTTCTACTTGGGGCAAGCCAAAGCCAATGGCAGCGACACTGTTTTGATCACCGGAGCCGTTCAGTCGAATTTTGTGCGCCTGTGCGCGGCGGCCGCGCGAACTCAGGGGTGGCACCCGATTGTGCAGCTTGAAGACAGGGTTCCAAATACAGATTCCCATTATGCATCGTCGGGGAATGTGTTGCTGCTCAAACTGCTGGGCGCTGAAATCATCCGTTATCCCATGGGCGAAGACGAAGCAGGCGCAGATGCCAATCTGGACGTGATCGCGGACAGGCTGCGCCAGAACGGCAAACGCCCCTATGTCATCCACTTGGGGCTGGACCACGCTCCCTTGGGTGCGTTGGGATATGTGGCGGCGGCCGTTGAAACCAGATTGCAATACCAGGTCCGCGGGATTGATCCCGATCACGTAGTTATCGCATCAGGCAGCGGATTGACACATGTCGGCTTTCTGGCCGGTGCCCGAGCAATTGGATGGAACGTAAATGTATTAGGTGTTTGTGTCCGTCGATCTGCCAGCCTGCAAATCAAACGGATCAAACAACGCGCGATGGAGACGTTCCTTTTGTTAGACTCTGATTATCACCTAAAAAGTTCCGATATTGACGTTTGCGACGTCGTTCTTGCTCCGGGATATGGACAGATGAACAAACCGGTATCCGACGCGATAACTCTCGCAGCGCGTCAGGATGCAATTTTGCTGGATCCCGTCTATACCGGTCGCGGTTTTGCCGGTCTTTTGCATCAAGTTCAGACCGGCAGAATCCGGCCCGGCGACCGAGTTTGTTTTTTGCACACCGGCGGGACACCTGGGATTTTTGCTTATGGCGATCAAACGATAGCAGATTAG
- a CDS encoding DMT family transporter, whose product MTTPGLSRLFWACAPVVFVLFWAGGYSFAKLGLPHIEPMTMLAVRYGLAVLCLLPLLAIYRPALPRDATHWLLMALSGFLIQCVYFGLAYLAMKQGLAAGTTAIIMALQPALVAALAPLVAEPRGRPVMWVGLGLGFAGVALSVLDNTGNQGVPLSAGLLALGALAGISAATLLEKAHGRRTDPILGGVVQYAVGVCVLTPIALWSETQVINWHPNLIISLAYLIIANSLISISLYVALVQRGNMTQVSTLMYLVPPLALMLAWGLLGEPITLHTVIGFGLCLLGVYIVSRSKVGINHP is encoded by the coding sequence ATGACCACGCCGGGCCTGTCCCGCCTATTCTGGGCATGTGCGCCGGTGGTGTTCGTCCTGTTTTGGGCTGGCGGCTACAGCTTTGCCAAACTGGGCCTGCCCCACATTGAGCCGATGACAATGTTGGCGGTGCGGTATGGGCTGGCCGTGCTTTGTTTGCTTCCACTGCTGGCAATATACCGCCCTGCCCTGCCCCGGGATGCCACCCATTGGTTGTTAATGGCTTTGAGTGGCTTCTTGATCCAATGCGTATATTTTGGCCTCGCCTATCTGGCCATGAAACAAGGTTTGGCAGCTGGAACCACAGCGATCATCATGGCGCTTCAACCTGCTTTGGTGGCGGCACTGGCACCCTTGGTCGCCGAGCCTAGGGGCCGTCCGGTTATGTGGGTTGGGCTTGGCCTGGGTTTTGCAGGCGTCGCTCTGTCTGTGCTCGACAACACCGGCAATCAGGGTGTTCCACTATCTGCCGGACTCTTGGCATTGGGGGCCCTGGCCGGAATTTCTGCTGCAACACTGTTGGAGAAAGCCCATGGACGTCGCACGGATCCGATCCTGGGTGGGGTGGTTCAATACGCCGTTGGAGTGTGTGTTCTGACGCCGATCGCGTTGTGGAGCGAAACACAGGTGATCAACTGGCACCCTAATCTGATTATCTCTCTGGCATATCTCATCATTGCGAACTCTCTGATCTCCATCAGCCTGTATGTGGCATTGGTTCAACGTGGAAACATGACCCAAGTGTCCACGTTGATGTATCTGGTTCCCCCGTTGGCGCTGATGTTGGCCTGGGGGTTGTTGGGCGAACCAATAACGCTGCATACCGTCATTGGTTTTGGGTTGTGCCTGCTGGGCGTCTATATTGTCAGCCGGTCAAAAGTGGGAATAAACCACCCCTGA
- a CDS encoding SDR family oxidoreductase, producing the protein MKRFENKVALVTGGRSGIGRAIARRLRDEGAQVFTAQRGNDSEFDAIPADFLDPASPAQVVSQLIAKVGQLDVLVNNAGMMQEARVEDMSAADWHQTLTVNLTAPFLMIQAALPHLRETCGNIVNTGSIEGLGSNPGHAAYCASKAGLHGLTRAVAVDHGGEGIRCNAVAPGWIDTDLNVDFIDAMPDPGAFRRDVGKIHPVARTGTPEEVAALVAFLAAEESGFITGQIYSVDGGRMAKLSLP; encoded by the coding sequence ATGAAGCGGTTTGAAAACAAGGTGGCATTGGTGACCGGCGGACGCAGCGGTATCGGCCGGGCCATTGCCCGCCGTCTGCGCGATGAGGGCGCGCAGGTGTTTACCGCCCAACGGGGCAACGATAGCGAATTTGACGCAATCCCGGCGGATTTTCTGGATCCGGCCAGCCCGGCCCAAGTCGTGTCCCAGCTTATCGCCAAAGTCGGTCAATTGGACGTCTTGGTCAACAACGCGGGGATGATGCAAGAGGCCCGCGTCGAAGACATGAGCGCGGCGGACTGGCACCAGACCCTGACCGTGAACCTGACCGCGCCTTTCCTGATGATCCAGGCCGCCCTGCCCCATTTGCGCGAGACCTGCGGCAACATCGTCAACACCGGCTCCATCGAAGGGTTGGGCAGCAACCCCGGTCACGCGGCCTATTGCGCGTCCAAGGCCGGCCTGCATGGCCTGACACGGGCCGTGGCGGTTGATCATGGGGGCGAAGGCATCCGCTGCAACGCTGTGGCTCCGGGTTGGATTGACACCGACCTTAACGTTGATTTCATAGATGCCATGCCCGACCCCGGCGCGTTTCGTCGAGACGTCGGCAAAATACATCCCGTTGCCCGTACTGGAACGCCAGAAGAGGTTGCAGCATTGGTTGCCTTTCTCGCGGCCGAGGAAAGCGGATTTATCACCGGCCAGATATATTCCGTCGACGGCGGCCGCATGGCCAAGCTGAGCCTCCCCTGA
- a CDS encoding replication initiator RepC — protein MEITSQSQFGRAVELSLTPVALLTHDLSQAPQYDKWEVLNALTEAADHFELSHRTLCVLKALATFLPERDITALPGSAIVFPANRTLSTRLSGMPESTLRRHLARLVDLGIIKRHDSANRKRFARRVGGNVQIAFGFDLAPLALHANQIFDAAQHIQHQTEQLRVLRDQVIQLRQQLVELDEGADHSQLIAHAGRVLRRKPEANSLLNLIDAIKAGIETSRQSAVDQGGVLVKPMELSGTDIQIERHIQDSINQSFDSEEEGQGSNQCAQDTECELPGENAESSKDPSLSLLKSVCREIQSYFPDFGWSKQEIYRIADQVAPMLGIDQPVLHQARQSMGPLNASISIMCILERTHDIRSPGAYLRRLSQKAQIGQFSTLPMVQALSKRPSARNCQVTI, from the coding sequence ATGGAAATCACGTCCCAATCACAATTTGGGCGAGCGGTAGAGCTGTCTTTGACGCCTGTCGCCTTGCTGACGCACGATCTATCGCAGGCTCCGCAGTATGATAAATGGGAGGTGCTGAATGCACTGACCGAAGCCGCAGACCATTTTGAATTGTCACACCGCACGCTGTGCGTGCTCAAAGCTTTGGCGACATTTCTACCTGAACGCGACATCACCGCCCTCCCCGGCTCGGCGATCGTTTTCCCGGCCAACCGCACACTGTCCACCCGCCTCTCGGGAATGCCCGAGAGCACGCTGCGGCGGCATTTGGCTCGGTTGGTGGACCTCGGAATTATCAAACGTCATGACAGCGCAAACCGCAAAAGATTTGCCCGCCGTGTTGGTGGCAACGTCCAAATTGCCTTTGGGTTTGATCTGGCCCCGCTTGCCTTGCATGCCAATCAGATATTTGACGCCGCACAACACATCCAACACCAAACCGAACAGCTTCGTGTGTTGCGTGATCAGGTGATTCAACTTCGCCAGCAGCTGGTTGAACTTGATGAGGGCGCGGATCACAGCCAACTCATTGCCCATGCCGGCCGGGTTCTGCGTCGCAAACCCGAAGCCAATTCATTGCTGAACCTAATCGACGCGATCAAAGCTGGCATCGAAACCAGCAGACAATCGGCCGTTGATCAAGGCGGAGTTCTTGTGAAACCAATGGAATTGAGCGGCACTGACATCCAAATTGAGCGGCACATACAGGATTCAATAAACCAATCTTTTGACTCTGAAGAAGAAGGGCAGGGAAGCAATCAATGTGCACAAGACACAGAATGTGAATTGCCGGGAGAAAATGCCGAGAGCAGCAAAGATCCCAGTCTTTCGCTTTTGAAATCTGTCTGTCGAGAGATCCAAAGCTACTTTCCTGACTTTGGATGGTCCAAACAGGAGATCTATCGAATTGCTGACCAGGTGGCTCCCATGCTAGGCATTGATCAACCCGTTTTGCATCAAGCGCGTCAATCCATGGGCCCTTTGAATGCAAGCATCTCTATCATGTGCATTCTCGAACGCACCCATGATATTCGCAGCCCGGGTGCGTATTTGAGGCGCTTGTCGCAAAAGGCGCAAATCGGGCAGTTTTCTACACTTCCGATGGTTCAGGCCTTGTCAAAGAGACCCTCGGCACGGAATTGTCAGGTGACAATCTGA
- the repB gene encoding plasmid partitioning protein RepB, with amino-acid sequence MARKGILTTKITSPDERPKPAARMMPRGAVGALQSSLTKLQENAVQEVDAALIDDAGFEDRLGIDSAAQTQLKDSLKTYGQQVPVLLRPHPQQTGRYEIVYGRRRLMALRDLGLPVKAMVRQLDDHALVMAQGQENTSRQDLSFIEKASFAAQLQEADYDRQTIAAALSIDLPMVSRMLKVGTAFDLGFLRLIGSAPGIGRERWIALAKLFEDRSAKTRAISFAGQSEISGLDSDARFEAVYSRAAHQPETTKPNSPAPAKPRTLRGTDGKALADIRTTKRGVTLNVPSRTAAGFDLWLNDNAEDLITELHDRWKNQQSDS; translated from the coding sequence ATGGCACGCAAAGGTATCCTGACAACCAAAATCACTTCTCCGGATGAACGCCCCAAACCCGCTGCGCGGATGATGCCACGCGGGGCAGTTGGTGCCTTGCAGTCGTCCCTGACCAAGCTTCAGGAAAACGCCGTTCAAGAGGTGGACGCCGCGCTGATCGACGACGCCGGGTTCGAAGACCGTCTGGGTATCGATTCCGCCGCTCAAACTCAACTCAAGGATAGCCTGAAGACTTATGGTCAGCAGGTTCCGGTCTTGTTGCGCCCCCATCCTCAGCAAACCGGACGATACGAGATTGTGTATGGTCGTCGCCGGTTGATGGCACTGCGCGATCTGGGATTACCGGTCAAAGCCATGGTCCGACAATTGGATGACCATGCATTGGTGATGGCCCAAGGCCAGGAAAACACATCACGCCAGGATCTGTCTTTTATCGAAAAGGCCAGCTTTGCCGCCCAACTGCAAGAAGCCGACTATGACCGGCAGACAATTGCAGCGGCACTGTCAATCGACTTGCCTATGGTCAGCCGAATGCTCAAGGTCGGAACAGCTTTCGACTTGGGCTTTCTTCGCTTGATCGGCTCGGCCCCCGGAATTGGACGAGAACGCTGGATTGCCCTGGCTAAACTGTTTGAAGACCGGTCCGCCAAGACCCGAGCCATATCATTTGCAGGTCAATCAGAGATCTCCGGTCTTGATTCAGATGCACGGTTCGAAGCTGTTTACAGCCGCGCTGCCCATCAGCCGGAAACCACAAAACCCAACTCGCCTGCCCCCGCCAAACCCCGCACTTTACGCGGGACCGATGGCAAAGCCTTGGCTGACATCCGCACGACCAAACGAGGCGTGACGTTGAATGTCCCCTCACGCACGGCAGCTGGCTTCGATTTGTGGCTGAATGACAACGCCGAGGACCTGATTACCGAACTGCACGATCGCTGGAAAAATCAGCAGTCGGACAGCTGA
- a CDS encoding SDR family oxidoreductase: MDFLGKHALVTGAAGGIGQSIVSKLRAAGARVAVADQDVSAISADTHLPGDLLDPAYANTLPAQAAEALGGLDIVINNAGVITRGSVTETSDDDWALSMGVNVEAPFRICRAAIPIMAQIGGGAIVNTASCWGLRPGPNHAVYCMTKAAIASLTQCMGHDHAHQGIRINAVCPNEVNTPMLRSGFAQRGFDPDSAVSELGKTVPLGRIAEPEDIADVVLFLASDGARYMCGALIEVNGGKPVT, from the coding sequence ATGGATTTTTTAGGAAAACACGCACTGGTCACGGGGGCTGCTGGGGGGATTGGACAATCTATCGTGTCCAAGCTGCGCGCCGCTGGCGCTCGGGTTGCCGTGGCGGACCAGGACGTGTCAGCGATTTCGGCCGACACGCATCTGCCTGGAGACCTGCTGGACCCCGCATATGCCAACACTCTGCCTGCTCAGGCCGCCGAGGCTCTTGGCGGATTGGACATCGTGATCAACAATGCGGGTGTCATCACACGGGGTTCTGTGACCGAGACCTCTGACGACGATTGGGCATTGTCGATGGGCGTCAATGTCGAAGCGCCATTTCGCATCTGTCGCGCTGCCATCCCGATAATGGCTCAGATCGGTGGCGGAGCTATTGTCAATACAGCCTCTTGCTGGGGACTGCGTCCTGGGCCAAATCATGCGGTCTATTGCATGACCAAGGCGGCGATTGCCTCGCTCACCCAGTGTATGGGCCATGATCACGCCCACCAGGGTATCCGCATCAACGCCGTCTGCCCGAATGAGGTGAACACTCCGATGTTGCGGTCGGGCTTTGCTCAGCGTGGGTTCGACCCAGACAGTGCTGTCTCTGAATTGGGCAAAACCGTACCGTTGGGCCGGATTGCCGAACCAGAAGACATCGCTGACGTTGTGCTGTTTCTCGCCTCGGATGGGGCACGTTATATGTGTGGTGCATTGATTGAGGTCAACGGCGGAAAGCCCGTCACATGA
- the repA gene encoding plasmid partitioning protein RepA codes for MAQSIHINQRVRENAENLSAALESHMLTVFAPDARKELRLFSAGEAAELLGISASFLRKLHFDNRISEVHTTPGGRRHYSASDLLEIRKTLETTAKSEGTYLRGRRPGDKVQVLSFLNFKGGSGKTTSSIHAAQRLALKGYRVLCVDIDPQASLTTLFGYRPEYDFLESGTIYDAIRYDDPLPLSQVIQQTFFTGIDLAPGGLMLQEFEHETPQALMNNIQPAFFARMAAALQEVESNYDVIIFDCPPQLGYLTMSALCASTGILITIVPNMLDVASMSQFLQMSADLLDVVSNAGASMEFDFLRFLINRYEPNDGPQQQVVAFLRQLFGDEVMVAPMLKSTAISDAGLTQQTIYEVDRSQFHRNTYDRAVDSLNLVNDEIESLLQQAWGR; via the coding sequence GTGGCACAATCGATCCACATCAACCAGCGCGTTCGCGAGAACGCGGAGAATCTCAGTGCGGCTTTGGAAAGCCACATGCTCACGGTTTTCGCACCAGATGCACGCAAGGAACTGAGGCTGTTCAGCGCCGGAGAAGCCGCCGAATTGTTGGGTATTTCCGCGTCATTCCTGCGTAAACTGCACTTCGACAATCGCATTTCAGAGGTTCATACCACACCTGGGGGACGGCGCCACTATTCCGCTTCGGATCTGTTGGAAATTCGCAAGACCTTGGAAACCACAGCCAAATCCGAAGGGACTTATTTGCGTGGCCGTCGCCCGGGAGACAAGGTTCAAGTCCTGTCTTTTCTGAACTTCAAGGGCGGGTCAGGCAAGACCACGTCTTCGATCCACGCTGCGCAAAGGTTAGCGCTAAAGGGGTATCGGGTGCTATGTGTTGATATCGACCCGCAGGCCTCGTTGACCACGCTCTTTGGCTATCGGCCAGAGTACGACTTTCTTGAATCCGGGACCATCTATGATGCCATCAGGTATGATGATCCGCTGCCCCTGTCACAGGTTATCCAGCAGACATTTTTCACCGGGATCGACCTCGCTCCGGGTGGGTTGATGCTTCAGGAGTTTGAACATGAAACCCCTCAGGCGCTGATGAACAATATTCAGCCTGCGTTTTTTGCCCGCATGGCCGCGGCCCTGCAGGAAGTCGAGTCCAATTACGACGTTATCATTTTTGATTGCCCGCCGCAGCTGGGCTATCTGACGATGTCAGCACTGTGTGCTTCGACCGGGATCCTGATCACCATCGTTCCCAATATGCTGGACGTTGCGTCCATGTCGCAGTTTCTGCAGATGAGCGCCGACCTGTTGGATGTGGTGTCCAATGCTGGTGCCAGTATGGAATTTGATTTCCTCAGGTTCCTGATCAACCGCTATGAGCCAAATGATGGCCCACAGCAGCAGGTCGTCGCATTCTTGCGGCAATTGTTCGGCGACGAGGTCATGGTGGCCCCGATGCTGAAATCCACTGCAATTTCTGACGCGGGGCTGACCCAGCAGACAATTTACGAAGTCGACCGATCCCAGTTTCATCGCAACACCTACGACCGTGCGGTGGATTCCCTAAATCTAGTGAATGATGAGATCGAGTCCTTGCTGCAACAAGCATGGGGGCGTTGA
- a CDS encoding M24 family metallopeptidase, giving the protein MPANTAAFGTSEYDRRIAKTRTAMAQAGIDLLFVTDPSNQAWLTGYDGWSFYVHQGVLLAMDGDPIWWGRHMDSLGALRTCWMEADAIHGYADHYVQSTVRHPMQDLAGHIQALGLHKARIGVEMENYYYSAKAHAVLTAELPDAHFADATALVNWQRLVKSDDEIGFIRKAARITEKVINTALDRAEPGLRKNDLVADIYHAGLTGVDDIWGDYPAIVPLTPSGLDATAAHLTWNGAPMRKGEATFFELSGCYRRYHAPLCRTIFLGTPPQEMLDAEQAQLEGIEAGLNAARAGNRTCDIANAFVGVLKEHGIHREGRCGYPIGLSYPPDWGERTASIRSEDETVLEPGMVFHFMPALWMDSWGLETTETILITDSGAAEPLCNIERRLFVKE; this is encoded by the coding sequence ATGCCCGCCAACACTGCTGCCTTCGGGACTTCCGAATATGATCGCCGCATTGCCAAAACCCGCACAGCCATGGCGCAGGCGGGGATTGATCTGCTGTTCGTCACCGACCCATCGAACCAAGCCTGGCTGACTGGCTATGATGGTTGGTCGTTCTACGTGCATCAGGGTGTGCTGCTGGCAATGGACGGGGACCCGATCTGGTGGGGGCGCCATATGGATAGCCTTGGGGCCTTGCGCACCTGCTGGATGGAGGCGGACGCGATTCACGGTTACGCCGACCATTATGTACAATCGACTGTGCGCCACCCTATGCAGGATCTGGCCGGGCATATTCAGGCGCTGGGTCTGCACAAGGCGCGCATTGGCGTCGAGATGGAGAACTATTACTATTCGGCCAAAGCCCATGCTGTTTTGACAGCCGAGTTGCCAGATGCGCATTTTGCGGATGCCACGGCATTGGTAAACTGGCAACGGTTGGTAAAATCCGATGACGAAATTGGTTTCATCCGCAAGGCCGCGCGCATTACGGAAAAGGTAATCAACACGGCTCTGGACCGGGCCGAACCCGGTTTGCGAAAAAACGATCTGGTTGCAGACATCTATCACGCCGGTTTGACCGGGGTGGATGACATCTGGGGTGACTATCCCGCAATCGTCCCACTAACTCCTTCGGGTCTGGACGCCACAGCCGCGCATTTGACCTGGAACGGCGCGCCAATGCGCAAGGGCGAGGCCACCTTCTTTGAATTGTCGGGCTGTTATCGCCGCTATCACGCCCCGCTGTGTCGGACCATATTTCTGGGGACGCCGCCTCAGGAAATGCTGGACGCCGAACAGGCCCAGCTCGAAGGGATCGAAGCCGGGTTGAATGCGGCCCGAGCCGGCAACAGGACGTGCGATATTGCCAATGCGTTTGTCGGAGTGCTGAAGGAACACGGTATCCATCGCGAGGGGCGGTGTGGCTATCCCATCGGGCTGAGCTATCCCCCCGATTGGGGCGAACGCACCGCGTCTATCCGCAGCGAAGATGAAACCGTCCTGGAACCAGGGATGGTGTTTCATTTCATGCCCGCCCTCTGGATGGACAGTTGGGGTTTAGAAACGACCGAAACCATCCTGATCACCGACAGTGGAGCAGCCGAACCGCTGTGCAACATTGAACGACGGTTGTTTGTCAAAGAGTGA